A single genomic interval of Saccharothrix saharensis harbors:
- a CDS encoding YczE/YyaS/YitT family protein, whose amino-acid sequence MLAALTPVPVTVSPVRRVPQLLAGLWLYGASMALQIRATLGLDPWDVLHEGLTKLTGLSFGLITALVGVVVLLCWIPLRQRPGVGTVSNVVVIGVAVDVTLAILPNPTDLLPRIVFLAAGIVLNGLAAAVYIGARLGPGPRDGLTTGFCARTGTSLRLVRTVVEVTVLAVGWLLGGTIGVGTVLYAVTIGPLTQAFLPLVTWVSERPAS is encoded by the coding sequence ATGCTCGCCGCCCTCACCCCGGTCCCGGTCACCGTCTCCCCCGTCCGCCGCGTCCCCCAGCTCCTCGCGGGCCTGTGGCTCTACGGCGCGAGCATGGCGCTGCAGATCCGCGCCACCCTCGGCCTCGACCCGTGGGACGTGCTGCACGAGGGCCTGACCAAGCTCACCGGCCTGTCGTTCGGCCTGATCACGGCTCTTGTCGGCGTGGTGGTCCTGCTCTGCTGGATCCCGCTGCGGCAGAGACCCGGGGTCGGCACGGTCAGCAACGTGGTCGTCATCGGTGTCGCCGTCGACGTCACGCTCGCGATCCTGCCGAACCCCACCGACCTGCTGCCGCGCATCGTGTTCCTCGCCGCCGGCATCGTGCTGAACGGCCTGGCCGCCGCCGTCTACATCGGCGCCCGCCTCGGTCCCGGTCCGCGGGACGGCCTCACGACCGGTTTCTGCGCGCGGACCGGGACCTCGTTGCGCCTGGTGCGCACGGTGGTCGAGGTGACCGTGCTGGCGGTCGGCTGGCTGCTCGGCGGCACGATCGGCGTGGGCACGGTGCTCTACGCCGTCACCATCGGCCCGCTGACCCAGGCGTTCCTCCCCCTGGTCACCTGGGTGAGCGAGCGACCCGCTTCCTGA
- a CDS encoding Clp protease N-terminal domain-containing protein, with amino-acid sequence MIGERFTRAARQAVHEAVVQAERLDAPEIGPEHLALALLDAPVLAEFELARDEVVDAFAAARRKGGLSDADTEALRRLGIDVDEIVASVERTHGEGALAGAPIRRRRRFFGNHLPFTAAAKKTLERSLVEARDLGHGSLGQEHLLLALLAERGLVAEVLGARGVSYVEVRKRVARSPR; translated from the coding sequence ATGATCGGGGAACGGTTCACCAGGGCGGCCCGCCAAGCCGTCCACGAAGCCGTCGTGCAGGCCGAACGCCTCGACGCGCCGGAGATCGGGCCCGAGCACCTGGCGCTGGCCCTGCTCGACGCGCCGGTGCTGGCCGAGTTCGAGCTGGCGCGCGACGAGGTCGTCGACGCGTTCGCCGCCGCCCGGCGCAAGGGCGGCCTCAGCGACGCCGACACCGAAGCGCTGCGGCGGCTCGGCATCGACGTCGACGAGATCGTGGCGTCGGTCGAGCGCACGCACGGCGAAGGCGCGCTGGCCGGTGCGCCGATCCGGCGCCGCCGGCGGTTCTTCGGCAACCACCTGCCGTTCACCGCGGCGGCGAAGAAGACGCTGGAGCGCAGCCTGGTCGAAGCACGCGACCTGGGCCACGGCTCGCTCGGCCAGGAGCACCTGCTGTTGGCGCTGCTGGCCGAGCGCGGGTTGGTGGCCGAGGTGCTGGGCGCGCGGGGCGTGAGCTACGTGGAGGTCAGGAAGCGGGTCGCTCGCTCACCCAGGTGA
- a CDS encoding helix-turn-helix domain-containing protein translates to MTEATELASAAGDQDPRVGLRAVSALRRLLETLETVQVRNARARGWSWQEIAAELGVTRQAVHKKHGGDR, encoded by the coding sequence ATGACGGAGGCAACCGAGCTCGCCTCGGCGGCGGGCGACCAGGACCCCAGGGTCGGGCTGCGGGCGGTGAGCGCACTGCGCCGACTGCTGGAAACGCTCGAAACCGTGCAGGTGCGCAACGCCCGTGCCCGCGGCTGGTCATGGCAGGAGATCGCGGCCGAACTCGGGGTCACCCGACAGGCCGTCCACAAGAAGCACGGGGGAGACCGATGA
- a CDS encoding cold-shock protein, whose product MALGTVKWFNSEKGFGFIAQENGGPDVFVHYSEIQGQGFRTLEENQRVEFEIGQGTKGPQAQNVRKV is encoded by the coding sequence ATGGCACTGGGCACTGTCAAGTGGTTCAACTCCGAGAAGGGCTTCGGCTTCATCGCCCAGGAGAACGGCGGGCCGGACGTCTTCGTGCACTACTCGGAGATCCAGGGCCAGGGATTCCGCACCCTGGAGGAGAACCAGCGGGTCGAGTTCGAGATCGGCCAGGGCACCAAGGGTCCGCAGGCCCAGAACGTGCGCAAGGTCTGA
- a CDS encoding oxygenase MpaB family protein, translating to MDVGLLGPGTVTWQLHADPAMWVAGIASLYLQALHPRAVAAVVQNSTFQQDPLGRLLRTADFVGTVSYGSTDEVERAAARVRGVHRTLRAKDSTTGRGFRIDDPELLLWVHCAEVHSFLTVLRRAGYRLTDAQVDRYYAEQRRTAALVGLHADEVPGSAAEVADYFAAVLPELKRTADSEVVYRFLHRPPVTGLLRLGLDAYEPLLGHLAYSVLPEWAIALHGHRPYPEPAATALLRAVRAAALLVPAPIRWGVPEGHVNKAIRRLGLRVAPRRALLPS from the coding sequence GTGGACGTCGGGTTGCTCGGACCGGGAACCGTCACGTGGCAGCTGCACGCCGATCCCGCCATGTGGGTCGCCGGCATCGCGAGCCTCTACCTCCAGGCGCTGCACCCCCGCGCGGTCGCCGCCGTGGTGCAGAACTCCACCTTCCAGCAGGACCCGCTGGGCCGGTTGCTGCGCACCGCGGACTTCGTCGGCACGGTCAGCTACGGCTCCACCGACGAGGTCGAACGAGCCGCCGCACGCGTCCGCGGCGTGCACCGCACCCTGCGCGCCAAGGACTCGACGACGGGCCGCGGCTTCCGCATCGACGACCCGGAACTGCTGCTGTGGGTGCACTGCGCCGAGGTCCACTCCTTCCTCACCGTGCTGCGCCGCGCCGGCTACCGCCTCACCGACGCCCAGGTCGACCGCTACTACGCCGAGCAGCGCCGCACCGCCGCCCTCGTCGGCCTGCACGCCGACGAGGTGCCCGGCAGCGCCGCCGAGGTGGCCGACTACTTCGCCGCCGTGCTCCCGGAGCTCAAGCGCACCGCGGACTCCGAGGTCGTGTACCGGTTCCTGCACCGCCCGCCCGTGACCGGCCTGCTGCGCCTCGGCCTGGACGCCTACGAGCCGCTGCTCGGCCACCTCGCGTACTCCGTGCTGCCCGAGTGGGCCATCGCCCTGCACGGCCACCGGCCCTACCCGGAACCCGCCGCCACCGCACTGCTGCGCGCCGTCCGCGCCGCCGCGCTGCTGGTGCCCGCGCCGATCCGCTGGGGCGTGCCCGAAGGCCACGTGAACAAGGCGATACGGCGACTCGGCCTGCGGGTGGCGCCCAGGCGAGCACTCCTGCCGTCCTAG
- a CDS encoding DNA repair ATPase, producing the protein MTAAVEPSGAALEAGTYEVLRARLAEQAAGLARRAEALNARRLEAFGSAELTLLGTERIRTEHNCVPRDCVSLSVAEGRGSPVAGLMLFGYNVFIGLKPETTVDDVFSLHRFARDGDAFRFEDAADDELPGLLRDPRFERDFAELYRYYRDTRLIQLRRVEGRLLAVFQTGARIGDIRVLRWRVGVDGAVEYLDNRGERDHVFPPSHDFEWVVTGREHHVLGRHPHISIEDEVFVETIGGDLTIKVEDNTETGEGVYTEPVDEPLQSLADGDVQYARVGSLILLRIRPYNETAWRHLVFNTRTRSVVRLDGIGQACQRLPEDQGLIFPGGYYLATGVSKTFDTPVDELEFERVIRSTNGEDVLYVFHARRDGRSLLLPYNVIRKEVANPLSCHGYSLFDDGTLVVFRAMSDEPTRVHPMQVWQTPYLSDAYAAAQPAGTGPLARVGNADLVRGISDCLSVTRVVGEMAPSVAVFEDLIASCTRVFDAYHWLGDPELEDLRAPLTQVRATAEQVLDEFETVQALTDQAAAAVVEADERIASLVRRVRGEVPRTADAWVRQLADLRQAQGHLVTLREMRYADVARIDSLTASLREELGGTAQRAVEHLRRDDAFAGYHEQVEALVGKADAIGTVAEAEPVVAELAEQQRGLEVLTEVVGSLDIADATVRTSILERIGEVLGGLNRARATVDGRRRALAATEGRAEFAAEFALLGQAITAALAVADTPQRCDEQLGRLLLQVENLESRFGEFDDFLARLGGKRTDVYEAFSSRKQALLDDRARRADRLSSSADRILASVTRRVASLASVDEVNTYFASDPMVGKLRSVADELRSLGDQVRAEELDGRVLAARQEAGRALRDRLDLFDGDTIRLGRHRFAVNTQPVDLTLVPKDGALSFAITGTDFRSPVRDPAFADTKPFWDQLLVSETAEVYRAEHLATSILATHPVDALHVAVTEERLPGLVRQVAESRLDEGYERGVHDHDAARILDVLLRVHAGAGVLRYPPSARAAAQLFWASADEDVRAVLERRAVSLGRARAAFGHTTAIDELCAELAEAAGDPLAGEYLFEELCGAPSGFATSAGARALVDAFHRALGGRKEFDDDLRAVADPSSRRRLVEGWYEAFLTGSPDRDRYLPDLPEAVALELCRDLPRHESSAQLTATVDGLLGTHPRVVDRSLAFRLDELLARTRAFREQRVPAYRAYQRRRNEVVAAERARLRLDEYQPKVMSAFVRNRLLDEVYLPLIGDNLAKQLGAAGDGKRTDQMGLLLLISPPGYGKTTLMEYVANRLGLVFVKVNGPSLGHEVTSVDPADAPNATARQEVEKISFALEAGNNVLLYLDDIQHTSPELLQKFISLCDAQRRMEGVWDGGTRTYDLRGKRFAVCMAGNPYTETGQRFRIPDMLANRADVWNLGDVLSGREELFALSYVENALTSNPVLAPLSTRDRGDVELLVRMARGEDVRADRLAHPYSPVELEQVLSVLRKLVRVQEVVLANNQAYIASAAQSDASRVEPPFRLQGSYRNMNKLAEKVVPVMDDAELAAVIDDHYAGEAQTLTSGAEANLLKLAELRGTLTEEQAARWAAVKAAYVRAQALGGADDDPTSRTVGALSLLTDRVGSALDRLADR; encoded by the coding sequence GTGACCGCGGCGGTGGAGCCTTCGGGCGCGGCGTTGGAGGCGGGCACCTACGAGGTGCTGCGGGCCCGGCTGGCCGAGCAGGCGGCCGGGCTCGCCCGCCGGGCGGAAGCGCTGAACGCGCGTCGGCTGGAGGCGTTCGGCAGCGCCGAGCTGACGTTGCTGGGCACCGAGCGCATCCGCACCGAGCACAACTGCGTGCCGCGGGACTGCGTTTCCCTTTCCGTCGCCGAGGGGCGGGGATCCCCGGTGGCCGGGCTGATGCTGTTCGGCTACAACGTGTTCATCGGCCTGAAGCCGGAGACGACGGTCGACGACGTGTTCTCGCTGCACCGGTTCGCCCGCGACGGTGACGCGTTCCGGTTCGAGGACGCGGCGGACGACGAGCTGCCCGGCCTGCTGCGCGACCCGCGGTTCGAGCGGGACTTCGCCGAGCTGTACCGGTACTACCGCGACACGCGCCTGATCCAGCTGCGCCGGGTCGAGGGCCGGTTGCTGGCGGTGTTCCAGACCGGCGCGCGCATCGGGGACATCCGGGTGCTGCGCTGGCGGGTCGGCGTGGACGGCGCGGTGGAGTACCTGGACAACCGGGGCGAGCGCGACCACGTGTTCCCGCCGTCGCACGACTTCGAGTGGGTCGTGACCGGCCGCGAGCACCACGTGCTCGGCCGCCACCCGCACATCTCGATCGAGGACGAGGTGTTCGTCGAGACCATCGGCGGCGACCTCACCATCAAGGTGGAGGACAACACCGAGACCGGCGAGGGCGTGTACACCGAGCCGGTGGACGAGCCGCTGCAGTCGCTGGCCGACGGCGACGTGCAGTACGCGCGGGTCGGCTCGCTGATCCTGCTGCGCATCCGCCCGTACAACGAGACCGCGTGGCGGCACCTGGTGTTCAACACCCGCACCCGGTCCGTGGTGCGGCTCGACGGCATCGGCCAGGCGTGCCAGCGGCTGCCCGAGGACCAGGGGCTGATCTTCCCCGGCGGCTACTACCTGGCCACGGGCGTCAGCAAGACGTTCGACACCCCGGTGGACGAGCTGGAGTTCGAGCGGGTCATCCGCTCCACCAACGGCGAGGACGTGCTGTACGTCTTCCACGCCCGCCGCGACGGCCGGTCGCTGCTGCTGCCGTACAACGTGATCCGCAAGGAAGTGGCGAACCCGCTGTCGTGCCACGGGTACTCGCTGTTCGACGACGGCACGCTGGTCGTGTTCCGCGCGATGAGCGACGAGCCGACCCGCGTGCACCCGATGCAGGTGTGGCAGACGCCGTACCTGTCCGACGCGTACGCCGCCGCGCAGCCCGCGGGCACGGGCCCGTTGGCCCGGGTCGGGAACGCCGACCTGGTGCGCGGCATCTCCGACTGCCTGTCGGTGACCCGAGTGGTCGGCGAGATGGCGCCGTCGGTGGCGGTGTTCGAGGACCTGATCGCCTCGTGCACCAGGGTGTTCGACGCCTACCACTGGCTGGGCGACCCGGAGCTGGAGGACCTGCGCGCGCCGTTGACGCAGGTGCGTGCGACGGCCGAGCAGGTGCTGGACGAGTTCGAGACCGTGCAGGCGCTGACCGACCAGGCGGCGGCCGCGGTGGTCGAGGCGGACGAGCGGATCGCGTCGCTGGTGCGCCGGGTGCGCGGCGAGGTGCCGAGGACCGCGGACGCGTGGGTGCGGCAGTTGGCCGACCTGCGGCAGGCGCAGGGCCACCTGGTGACGTTGCGGGAGATGCGGTACGCCGACGTGGCGCGCATCGACTCGCTGACGGCGTCGCTGCGCGAGGAGCTGGGCGGCACGGCGCAGCGCGCGGTCGAGCACCTGCGCCGCGACGACGCGTTCGCGGGCTACCACGAGCAGGTCGAGGCGCTGGTCGGCAAGGCGGATGCGATCGGCACGGTCGCCGAGGCCGAGCCGGTGGTGGCGGAGCTCGCCGAGCAGCAGCGCGGCCTGGAGGTGCTGACCGAGGTCGTCGGGTCGCTGGACATCGCCGACGCCACCGTGCGCACGTCGATCCTGGAGCGGATCGGCGAGGTGCTGGGCGGGCTGAACCGGGCGCGGGCCACGGTGGACGGTCGCAGGCGCGCCCTGGCGGCCACCGAGGGCCGGGCCGAGTTCGCCGCCGAGTTCGCGCTGCTGGGCCAGGCGATCACCGCCGCGTTGGCGGTCGCGGACACCCCGCAGCGGTGCGACGAGCAGTTGGGCCGGCTGCTGCTCCAGGTGGAGAACCTGGAGTCGCGGTTCGGCGAGTTCGACGACTTCCTGGCGCGGCTGGGCGGCAAGCGGACCGACGTGTACGAGGCGTTCTCGTCGCGCAAGCAGGCGTTGCTGGACGACCGGGCGCGGCGCGCGGACCGGCTCTCGTCGTCGGCCGACCGGATCCTGGCGAGCGTGACCAGGCGGGTGGCGTCGCTGGCGTCGGTGGACGAGGTCAACACCTACTTCGCGTCCGACCCGATGGTGGGCAAGCTCCGCTCGGTGGCCGACGAGCTGCGGTCGCTGGGCGACCAGGTGCGGGCCGAGGAGCTGGACGGGCGGGTGCTGGCCGCGCGGCAGGAGGCGGGCCGCGCGCTGCGCGACCGGCTGGACCTGTTCGACGGCGACACGATCCGGCTCGGCCGGCACCGGTTCGCGGTGAACACCCAGCCGGTGGACCTGACGCTGGTGCCGAAGGACGGCGCGCTGTCGTTCGCCATCACCGGCACGGACTTCCGCTCGCCGGTGCGCGACCCCGCGTTCGCCGACACCAAGCCGTTCTGGGACCAGCTGCTGGTGTCGGAGACGGCCGAGGTGTACCGGGCCGAGCACCTGGCCACCTCGATCCTGGCGACGCACCCGGTGGACGCGCTGCACGTCGCCGTCACCGAGGAGCGGCTGCCCGGGCTGGTGCGGCAGGTGGCCGAGTCCAGGCTGGACGAGGGTTACGAGCGCGGCGTGCACGACCACGACGCGGCACGCATCCTCGACGTCCTGCTGCGGGTGCACGCGGGCGCGGGGGTGCTGCGGTACCCGCCCTCGGCGCGGGCGGCGGCGCAGCTGTTCTGGGCTTCGGCCGACGAGGACGTGCGGGCGGTGCTCGAACGGCGCGCGGTGTCGTTGGGGCGGGCACGGGCGGCGTTCGGGCACACGACGGCCATCGACGAGCTGTGCGCGGAGCTGGCCGAGGCGGCCGGTGACCCGTTGGCGGGCGAGTACCTGTTCGAGGAGCTGTGCGGCGCCCCGTCCGGGTTCGCCACGAGCGCCGGGGCGCGTGCCCTGGTGGACGCGTTCCACCGCGCGCTGGGCGGGCGGAAGGAGTTCGACGACGACCTGCGCGCGGTGGCGGACCCGTCCTCGCGGCGCCGGTTGGTGGAGGGCTGGTACGAGGCGTTCCTGACCGGCTCGCCCGACCGGGACCGGTACCTGCCGGACCTGCCGGAGGCGGTGGCGCTGGAGCTGTGCCGCGACCTGCCGCGGCACGAGTCCTCGGCCCAGCTCACGGCGACCGTGGACGGCCTGCTCGGCACGCACCCGCGCGTCGTCGACCGGTCGTTGGCGTTCCGGCTGGACGAGCTGCTGGCCCGCACGCGGGCGTTCCGCGAGCAGCGCGTGCCCGCCTACCGGGCCTACCAGCGGCGGCGCAACGAGGTCGTGGCCGCCGAACGGGCGCGGCTGCGGCTGGACGAGTACCAGCCGAAGGTGATGAGCGCGTTCGTGCGCAACCGGCTGCTGGACGAGGTGTACCTGCCGCTGATCGGCGACAACCTGGCCAAGCAGCTCGGCGCGGCGGGTGACGGCAAGCGCACCGACCAGATGGGCCTGCTGCTGCTCATCTCACCGCCCGGCTACGGCAAGACCACGCTGATGGAGTACGTGGCCAACCGGCTCGGCCTGGTGTTCGTCAAGGTCAACGGCCCGTCGCTGGGCCACGAGGTGACGTCGGTCGACCCGGCGGACGCGCCGAACGCCACCGCGCGGCAGGAGGTCGAGAAGATCTCGTTCGCGCTGGAGGCGGGCAACAACGTGCTGCTGTACCTGGACGACATCCAGCACACGTCGCCGGAGCTGCTCCAGAAGTTCATCTCGCTGTGCGACGCGCAGCGGCGGATGGAAGGCGTGTGGGACGGCGGCACGCGCACCTACGACCTGCGCGGCAAGCGGTTCGCGGTGTGCATGGCCGGCAACCCCTACACCGAGACGGGGCAGCGCTTCCGCATCCCCGACATGCTCGCCAACCGCGCCGACGTGTGGAACCTGGGCGACGTGCTGTCCGGGCGCGAAGAGCTGTTCGCGTTGAGCTACGTCGAGAACGCGCTCACGTCCAACCCGGTGCTGGCGCCGCTGTCCACCCGCGACCGCGGCGACGTGGAGCTGCTCGTGCGGATGGCGCGCGGCGAGGACGTGCGGGCCGACCGGCTCGCGCACCCGTACTCGCCGGTGGAGCTGGAGCAGGTGCTGTCCGTGCTGCGCAAGCTGGTGCGGGTGCAGGAGGTCGTGCTGGCGAACAACCAGGCGTACATCGCCTCGGCCGCCCAGTCCGACGCGTCGCGCGTCGAGCCGCCGTTCAGGTTGCAGGGCTCCTACCGGAACATGAACAAGCTGGCGGAGAAGGTGGTGCCGGTGATGGACGACGCGGAGCTGGCGGCGGTGATCGACGACCACTACGCGGGCGAGGCGCAGACCCTGACCTCCGGCGCGGAGGCGAACCTGCTGAAGCTGGCCGAGTTGCGCGGCACGCTGACCGAGGAGCAGGCCGCGCGGTGGGCCGCGGTGAAGGCCGCCTACGTCCGGGCCCAGGCTCTCGGCGGCGCGGACGACGACCCGACGTCCCGCACGGTCGGCGCGCTGTCCCTGCTCACCGACCGGGTGGGGTCGGCGCTGGACCGCCTGGCCGACCGCTGA
- a CDS encoding protein phosphatase 2C domain-containing protein translates to MPEITTAERAGVGRDGLPRPTEDRVVVLPNAVVLLDGATSPTPRERDGGWHSRHLAEELTDLDGDLADDLARAIARLAARHGLTPGDSPSSTVAITRWTDTAVDVLVLADSPVVVFTRDGAEVVADNRLRDLRGRVDRITDWRNREHGWWVAEAEPAAAHRAVRASWPRHRVRAVLMATDGVSCGVDDYGLFADWQTVLDITSEKGPEAVLDEIRAAEEADGGRAKWPRPKVHDDQALAVIRFAAAK, encoded by the coding sequence ATGCCGGAGATCACCACCGCCGAACGGGCCGGGGTGGGCCGCGACGGCCTGCCGCGCCCCACCGAGGACCGCGTCGTAGTCCTGCCGAACGCCGTGGTGCTGCTGGACGGCGCCACCTCGCCGACCCCGCGGGAACGCGACGGCGGCTGGCACTCCCGCCACCTCGCCGAGGAGCTGACCGACCTGGACGGCGACCTGGCCGACGACCTCGCGCGGGCCATCGCCCGGCTGGCCGCCCGGCACGGCCTGACGCCGGGCGACTCGCCGTCGAGCACGGTCGCGATCACGCGCTGGACCGACACCGCGGTCGACGTCCTGGTGCTGGCGGACAGCCCGGTCGTGGTGTTCACCCGGGACGGCGCGGAGGTCGTCGCCGACAACCGGTTGCGGGACCTGCGCGGCCGGGTCGACCGGATCACGGACTGGCGCAACCGCGAGCACGGCTGGTGGGTGGCGGAGGCGGAGCCGGCCGCCGCGCACCGGGCGGTGCGGGCGAGCTGGCCGCGCCACCGGGTCCGGGCCGTGCTGATGGCGACCGACGGCGTGTCCTGCGGCGTGGACGACTACGGCTTGTTCGCGGACTGGCAAACCGTGTTGGACATCACGTCGGAAAAAGGTCCGGAAGCCGTGCTGGACGAGATCCGCGCGGCCGAAGAGGCTGACGGTGGTCGTGCGAAGTGGCCGCGGCCGAAAGTGCACGACGATCAAGCGCTGGCGGTCATCCGATTCGCCGCCGCGAAATGA
- a CDS encoding glutamate ABC transporter substrate-binding protein, which translates to MLFRRLLPATALAAALSLTAACGGASDDTLAGKADDGELTIGIRFDQPGLGQRRLDGKYVGFDVDVAKYVAAQLGVDEKGITWREARSADREKLLASGEVDFVVATYSITDKRKEQVAFAGPYFETGQGVLVRFTEDDITGPETLNGKKLCSVTGSTSAQKVKDQFAQDVQLVEYGQYSDCVIALLAGNVDAVTTDEVILAGYVAENPELLKLVGTPFTTERYGIGLPKEDAAGRAVVSSAIEKMVGSGEWRSALERNIGQAGVELPEPPKVTEK; encoded by the coding sequence ATGCTGTTCCGACGACTGCTGCCCGCGACCGCGCTGGCCGCGGCCCTGTCCCTGACCGCCGCCTGCGGCGGCGCGAGCGACGACACCCTCGCCGGCAAGGCCGACGACGGCGAGCTGACCATCGGCATCCGGTTCGACCAACCGGGCCTGGGCCAGCGCCGCCTCGACGGCAAGTACGTCGGCTTCGACGTGGACGTGGCCAAGTACGTGGCCGCCCAGCTCGGCGTCGACGAGAAGGGCATCACCTGGCGCGAAGCCCGTTCCGCCGACCGCGAGAAGCTGCTCGCCTCCGGCGAGGTGGACTTCGTCGTCGCCACCTACTCGATCACCGACAAGCGCAAGGAGCAGGTCGCCTTCGCCGGGCCGTACTTCGAGACCGGCCAGGGCGTGCTCGTCCGCTTCACCGAGGACGACATCACCGGCCCGGAGACGTTGAACGGCAAGAAGCTGTGCTCGGTCACCGGTTCCACCTCGGCGCAGAAGGTGAAGGACCAGTTCGCCCAGGACGTGCAGCTCGTCGAGTACGGCCAGTACTCCGACTGCGTCATCGCGCTGCTCGCGGGCAACGTCGACGCGGTGACCACCGACGAGGTGATCCTCGCCGGGTACGTGGCCGAGAACCCCGAGCTGCTCAAGCTGGTCGGCACGCCGTTCACCACCGAGCGGTACGGCATCGGCCTGCCCAAGGAGGACGCCGCGGGCCGGGCGGTGGTCAGCTCGGCCATCGAGAAGATGGTCGGCTCCGGCGAGTGGCGGTCCGCGCTGGAGCGCAACATCGGCCAGGCCGGCGTGGAACTCCCGGAACCACCCAAGGTGACGGAGAAGTAG
- a CDS encoding excalibur calcium-binding domain-containing protein encodes MSSGRSVAFAGVVLLLATGTLVALAITVDEPRPVDVRQVQQSPVEPGVLSATYTTTLEVARPTTVPVVVLPPAPRPTPPVTTTEVAVTTTTTEPPPSSSAPESTPSTSPSWGEDCDRSYLTEGPCVPWRFPRGVRRLCDWLNEQGTTRVEVVGWDRHHLDRDGDGIACERAD; translated from the coding sequence ATGAGCAGTGGCAGGAGTGTCGCGTTCGCCGGAGTGGTGCTGTTACTGGCGACCGGCACGCTCGTGGCGCTGGCGATCACGGTGGACGAGCCGCGCCCGGTCGACGTGCGGCAGGTGCAGCAGAGCCCGGTGGAACCCGGCGTGCTCAGCGCCACCTACACCACCACCCTGGAAGTCGCGCGGCCGACGACCGTGCCCGTGGTCGTCCTGCCGCCCGCGCCCCGGCCCACGCCGCCGGTCACCACCACCGAAGTCGCCGTGACGACGACCACGACCGAGCCGCCCCCGTCGTCGAGCGCCCCGGAGAGCACCCCGTCCACGAGCCCGTCGTGGGGCGAGGACTGCGACCGCTCGTACCTGACCGAGGGGCCGTGCGTGCCCTGGCGGTTCCCGCGCGGCGTGCGGCGGCTGTGCGACTGGCTGAACGAGCAGGGCACCACGCGCGTCGAGGTGGTCGGCTGGGACCGCCACCACCTCGACCGCGACGGCGACGGCATCGCCTGCGAACGGGCCGACTGA